A single Methanobrevibacter woesei DNA region contains:
- a CDS encoding hydroxymethylglutaryl-CoA synthase — protein sequence MVGIVGYGAHVPSYRIKVEEIAKVWGDDPVALSRGLVVNEKSVPSADEDTVTIAVTAARYALARAGIDPKKIGAVYVGSESHPYAVKPSATIVAEAVGASPELTAADLEFACKAGTAGIQMSMGLVDSGMMEYALAIGADTSQGAPGDALEYTASAGGAAYIIGKENTIADINATYSYTTDTPDFYRREGQDYPSHGGRFTGEPAYFKHVLSAAKGLFEKTGTSAEDYDHACFHQPNGKFYLRAGKILGFNSDQLKYGLLTPNIGNTYSGAVPLGLSNILDHAEPGDEIFVVSYGSGAGSDGFTITVTDEITEKRDLAPKTQEIIDNKKYVDYAVYAKYKGKIKM from the coding sequence ATGGTAGGTATAGTTGGATATGGGGCACATGTGCCTTCATATAGAATTAAAGTAGAAGAAATTGCAAAAGTATGGGGAGATGACCCTGTTGCTTTATCAAGAGGATTAGTTGTAAATGAAAAATCCGTACCTTCTGCTGATGAAGATACTGTTACTATTGCAGTAACAGCTGCTAGATATGCTTTAGCAAGAGCTGGAATCGATCCAAAAAAAATAGGTGCTGTATATGTTGGTTCTGAATCTCATCCTTATGCAGTAAAACCATCAGCTACTATTGTTGCAGAAGCTGTTGGAGCTTCTCCTGAATTAACTGCTGCAGATTTAGAATTTGCATGTAAAGCAGGAACTGCTGGTATTCAAATGTCTATGGGACTTGTTGATTCTGGTATGATGGAATATGCATTAGCTATTGGTGCTGATACTTCTCAAGGTGCACCTGGAGATGCATTAGAATACACTGCATCTGCTGGAGGTGCAGCATACATTATAGGAAAAGAAAACACTATTGCAGATATTAATGCTACTTATAGTTATACTACAGATACTCCTGATTTCTACAGAAGAGAAGGTCAAGATTATCCTTCTCATGGTGGAAGATTTACTGGTGAACCTGCATACTTTAAACATGTATTAAGTGCAGCTAAAGGATTATTTGAAAAAACTGGCACTTCAGCTGAAGACTATGATCATGCTTGTTTCCATCAGCCTAATGGTAAATTTTACTTAAGAGCAGGTAAAATCTTAGGATTTAACTCTGATCAACTTAAATATGGACTTTTAACTCCAAATATAGGAAACACTTATTCTGGAGCAGTTCCATTAGGTTTATCCAATATCTTAGACCATGCTGAACCTGGTGATGAAATATTTGTTGTATCCTATGGTTCTGGTGCTGGTAGTGATGGATTCACAATAACTGTAACTGACGAAATTACAGAAAAAAGAGATTTAGCTCCTAAAACTCAAGAAATTATCGATAATAAAAAATATGTTGATTATGCAGTTTATGCTAAATACAAAGGTAAAATTAAAATGTAA
- a CDS encoding thiolase domain-containing protein, with protein MRDVAIVGVSQTKFGELWDSSFRDLIAEAGIKAIEDANVEGNDIGAMYVGNMSSGLFVDQEHIAALISDHTGLNPIPTTRVEAACASGGLALRQGIMAVASGYHDVVISAGVEKMTDIVDATPAIATASDQEWEAQQGATFPSLYAMIAKRHMYEYGTTREQLAQFSVVNHKNAKHNPNAQFQFETTVDKVINSTMVADPLTLLDCSPVSDGAAAVIMVPAEDAKKYTDTPIYVRASAQASGTIALHDRKDITTIESTKVASRKAYEMAGVGVNDIDLAEVHDCFSINGLLAVEDLGFAEKGKGGIAIEEGQTEIDGDHPINTSGGLKARGHPLGATGIAQAAEVVWQLRGDAGKRQVDGAEIGMTHNIGGTGGTAAVHIFSVNRN; from the coding sequence ATGAGAGATGTCGCAATTGTAGGAGTTTCACAAACTAAATTTGGTGAGTTATGGGACTCTTCTTTCAGAGATTTAATTGCTGAAGCTGGTATTAAAGCTATTGAAGATGCAAATGTTGAAGGTAATGATATTGGAGCAATGTATGTAGGAAACATGTCTTCTGGTTTATTTGTAGATCAAGAACACATTGCTGCCCTTATTTCAGATCACACAGGTCTTAATCCAATTCCAACTACAAGAGTTGAAGCTGCTTGTGCATCTGGTGGTCTTGCTTTAAGACAAGGAATTATGGCTGTTGCATCTGGTTATCATGATGTAGTAATTTCTGCAGGAGTTGAAAAAATGACTGATATTGTTGATGCAACTCCAGCTATTGCTACTGCTTCTGATCAAGAATGGGAAGCACAACAAGGAGCTACTTTCCCATCATTATATGCAATGATAGCTAAAAGACATATGTATGAATATGGAACTACTAGGGAACAATTAGCTCAATTTTCTGTTGTAAACCACAAAAATGCTAAACACAATCCTAATGCACAATTCCAATTTGAAACAACTGTGGACAAAGTTATCAACTCTACTATGGTAGCTGATCCATTAACTCTTTTAGATTGTTCACCTGTTTCTGATGGTGCTGCTGCGGTTATTATGGTTCCTGCAGAAGATGCTAAAAAATATACTGATACTCCAATCTATGTAAGAGCATCTGCTCAAGCATCTGGAACTATTGCATTACATGATAGAAAAGATATAACTACTATTGAGTCAACTAAAGTTGCATCTAGAAAAGCTTATGAAATGGCTGGTGTAGGTGTAAATGATATTGATTTAGCTGAAGTACATGACTGTTTCTCAATTAATGGTCTTTTAGCAGTTGAAGATTTAGGATTTGCAGAAAAAGGTAAAGGTGGAATCGCTATTGAAGAAGGACAAACAGAAATTGATGGTGATCATCCAATAAACACTTCTGGAGGTCTTAAAGCACGTGGACACCCACTTGGTGCTACAGGTATTGCTCAAGCTGCTGAAGTTGTATGGCAATTAAGAGGAGACGCAGGTAAACGTCAAGTAGACGGTGCTGAAATAGGTATGACTCATAACATTGGTGGTACTGGAGGTACTGCTGCTGTACATATTTTCAGTGTAAACAGAAACTAA
- a CDS encoding LemA family protein, with the protein MIFTIILVIIIIAVVAYIVKLYNDLVGGRNKVKNSWSQIDVQLTRRADLILNLVETVKGYASHEQSVLTEVTEARAGLMNASSVKEAANANNILTDTLKSLFAVAESYPDLKANQNFLDLQNQLTETENKIAYARQFYNDTVLMYNNQCEMFPSNIIASLFKFNQADFFEADESAAEAPKVKF; encoded by the coding sequence ATGATTTTTACAATAATTTTGGTTATAATTATTATTGCTGTTGTAGCTTACATTGTTAAGCTATATAATGATTTAGTTGGTGGAAGAAACAAAGTTAAAAATTCATGGTCTCAAATTGATGTACAACTTACAAGACGTGCAGATTTAATTTTAAATCTTGTTGAAACTGTTAAAGGTTATGCATCTCATGAACAAAGTGTTTTAACAGAAGTTACAGAGGCAAGAGCAGGGCTTATGAATGCTTCTTCTGTTAAAGAAGCAGCTAATGCAAATAATATATTAACTGATACTTTAAAATCTTTATTTGCAGTTGCTGAAAGTTATCCTGATTTAAAAGCTAATCAAAACTTCTTAGATTTACAAAATCAACTAACTGAAACTGAAAATAAAATTGCTTATGCAAGACAATTTTATAATGACACTGTATTAATGTATAATAATCAATGTGAGATGTTTCCAAGTAATATAATAGCTAGTTTATTTAAATTTAATCAGGCTGATTTCTTTGAAGCTGATGAAAGTGCTGCCGAAGCACCTAAAGTTAAATTCTAA